Sequence from the Aspergillus nidulans FGSC A4 chromosome III genome:
GAACCCTGGGCCCGCCCCTCGCCCACCGACCGATCGCCCGAAACTTAACCTCTCCGCAAGCAGCGGTGTAACGACGTCTCTTAATCAGATGAGCCTAGATTCTCCAAGCACCCCGAGCGCTAACCTGTCATTGTTCCCGAATACCAGCAGCCCTTCTCTCGTGCGCACAAGGACAGATCAATCAGGTTCTGCCGTGGTCAAGGAAGGATATGTACGTTGCAAAGAGGATAAGTTCCTGGCTACGTGGAACCAGCGTTTCCTAATTCTTCGCGAATCTCGCTTGGATTTCTTGAAGAATGAGGCAGGAAAGGTGGTTCTCTCCATACCTCTTTCGGCAGTCACAGGTGTTTCTCGCTCTGAAGATACACGAATGGCCTTCGAAATCGTCCGTCTAGCCAATCCGAAAGATGCGACCTCCAAGGCCGCCCTGATCACTCGGGATGTTCCCACGAAAAGTCTGACTTGTGAGGTCAGAACTGATGAAGAGATATATGACTGGATTGATAAGATATACGAACGTTGCCCCGGAATGGGTGGTGTAAGCAATCCGACAAACTTCAGCCACCGCGTTCATGTCGGTTTCGACCCGCGGACAGGAGCCTTCGTTGGTCTACCTCCAGAGTGGGAGAAACTTCTTACTGCATCCGCAATCACCAAGGAAGACTACAAGAAGAACCCGCAAGCAGTCATCGAGGTTTTGGAGTTCTACTCCGACATTAAGATGCGTGAACAAAACCCGCAGTATTACGCAGGTTTGGGCTCTCCAGCTGGTCAGGCAAAGCCGTATGGTAGCAGCACTGTTGGCGGTTCAATCGCACCCCCAAGACCACCCCCACCACCCCCTGCACAACGTCTGGACAGTGGTCAATCCTACTCTAGCCACTCTGCATCGTCTGGCCATTCTCCGAGCAAATCCGGCTCTGATAGGGCCCTagatcaacagcagcagttagagaaaatgaagcagatggcCGATCTGGAGCGCCAACGCGTGGAGGAGGACCGCCGTCGACGCGACGAGGAACAGAGTCGGCTCGAGCAGGATGCTTATAACGCTTCGCTACCTAAGACCCGTGTCCCTCTTGCCAAGCAAGAGCTCGGAGGATATGGATCACCCGATCCATCCATGAATGACCGCTACAAGCCGAGCCGTCCTGCTCCGCAAGCCCCTGGTTCTGCACGTCAAAATCAAGATCCGGCACGCCAGCTGACCGCTCAACGACCGGCACCGTCTCCACCGACTGCAGGACAGAGGCCTGGAGACTATTCATCCAATGGCGCTTCTCGGGCTCCGGGATATGATTCTTACAATTCCAGATATGCTTCCCAAGATTCTCGAACCCAGACGTCGGCCGCTCGCACTCAGAACAATGGAAAGACACAACAAGCCCATGGCCCTCCTCCTAGCAAGCTTCCTGCTCCTGTGCAGCCAGTCAAGCCTCTGAACATTGCGAACAAGCAGGCACCTAAAAAGGCTACCCCAGATGGTGTCCGCCAGGCCGAAGCTGCTCTGACCAAGAAGGCCGACCCGCACAAGAAGGAAGTCCGCATGTCGGCAATGAGCGAGAATGAAGTTATGGATAGACTGAGGTCGGTCGTGTCTAAGGACAACCCCAATGAGTCTTATAGCAAGCAGCGAAAGATCGGACAGGGAGCTTCTGGATCTGTGTATGTTGCTCGGGTCAAAGAAAATGCCACTTCTGGAGTCGCTCGAGAGCTATA
This genomic interval carries:
- a CDS encoding serine/threonine protein kinase CLA4 (transcript_id=CADANIAT00006220) gives rise to the protein MYSADQFMNPGPAPRPPTDRPKLNLSASSGVTTSLNQMSLDSPSTPSANLSLFPNTSSPSLVRTRTDQSGSAVVKEGYRFLILRESRLDFLKNEAGKVVLSIPLSAVTGVSRSEDTRMAFEIVRLANPKDATSKAALITRDVPTKSLTCEVRTDEEIYDWIDKIYERCPGMGGVSNPTNFSHRVHVGFDPRTGAFVGLPPEWEKLLTASAITKEDYKKNPQAVIEVLEFYSDIKMREQNPQYYAGLGSPAGQAKPYGSSTVGGSIAPPRPPPPPPAQRLDSGQSYSSHSASSGHSPSKSGSDRALDQQQQLEKMKQMADLERQRVEEDRRRRDEEQSRLEQDAYNASLPKTRVPLAKQELGGYGSPDPSMNDRYKPSRPAPQAPGSARQNQDPARQLTAQRPAPSPPTAGQRPGDYSSNGASRAPGYDSYNSRYASQDSRTQTSAARTQNNGKTQQAHGPPPSKLPAPVQPVKPLNIANKQAPKKATPDGVRQAEAALTKKADPHKKEVRMSAMSENEVMDRLRSVVSKDNPNESYSKQRKIGQGASGSVYVARVKENATSGVARELYRQYGPRCQVAIKQMDLRSQPRKELIVNEIIVMKDSQHANIVNFLDSFLQEQSNELWVVMEFMEGGALTDVIDNNRVIQEDQIATICAETCKGLAHLHSQSIIHRDIKSDNVLLDRAGHVKITDFGFCAKLTETKSKRATMVGTPYWMAPEVVKQKEYGPKVDCWSLGIMAIEMIESEPPYLNEEPLKALYLIATNGTPRLKAPEKLSKELKSFLSVCLCVAVDSRATAQELLEHDFLKTGCSLASLAELLRWKKNTQ